A window from Triticum aestivum cultivar Chinese Spring chromosome 6D, IWGSC CS RefSeq v2.1, whole genome shotgun sequence encodes these proteins:
- the LOC123145480 gene encoding uncharacterized protein isoform X2, whose product MHHAMRLRCLLQHPPFWCKCSSLGISTSGGGCLVRRFSAVGAPRPCDAGRRLCRFYGSKGGVGSAEARGAGAAEAAAGSSGRCSEQEHARLGERDQQEWLSGERFLSDCKKRESPFLTRRERFRIEFLRRVVPWEKGNLTWQNFPYYVNENARQLLRECTASHLRHKGITSEYGSRLPSSGRRILLQSLPGTELYRERLVRALAHELRVPLLVLDSSVLAPYDFGEDYSESEEEDEHGESEDEGSESEMEDEGDEDWTSSNEAKSGESDDEDALKSVEELKKSVDDLKKLVPCTIEEFAKRVVGEEEGTSSESPETAKSSEEDKRPFQRGDKVKYVGSSAVVEADQRTLSNGQRGEVYEINGDQVAVIFDPPAEKLHDGDENSKEENAKPSIYWVDAQDIAHDHDIESEDWHIAIEALCEVLPSLEPVIVYFPDSSQWLSRAVPKSNRGEFIQKVDKMFDQLTGPVVMICGQNMPAAVSKDKDKEPPTLMFQNLTRLSSLPSSLKRWLKVQNDSRPSDISKIFTNSFIVPLPEEGEQLRVFNNQIEEDRKIIISRHNLVELHKVLEENELSCVELMHVKSDGVVLTKQKAAKVIGWARSHYLSSTVLPSIEGDRLTIPRESLDLAIERLKEQVTKSKNLSQNLKNLAKDEYERNFISSVVPPDEIGVKFDDIGALEDVKRTLDELVALPMRRPELFSHGNLLRPCKGVLLFGPPGTGKTLLAKALATEAGANFISITGSTLTSKWFGDAEKLTKALFSFASRLAPVIIFVDEVDSLLGARGGALEHEATRKMRNEFMAAWDGLRSKENQRILILGATNRPFDLDDAVIRRLPRRIYVGLPDAENRKKILKILLAKENLESDFKFDELANATEGYSGSDLKNLCIASAYRPVQELLEEEKKGRVSSNSTHLRPLVLDDFIQAKAKVSPSVSHNATSMNELRKWNEQYGEDGSRTKSPFGFGN is encoded by the exons ATGCACCATGCGATGCGGTTGCGCTGCCTCCTCCAGCACCCGCCGTTCTGGTGCAAGTGCAGCTCCCTAGGAATCTCCACTAGTGGCGGCGGTTGCCTCGTCCGGAGGTTCAGCGCAGTCGGGGCGCCGAGGCCGTGCGATGCGGGGCGGCGGCTGTGCCGGTTCTACGGTTCCAAGGGCGGCGTAGGCAGCGCGGAGGCGAGGGGCGCCGGGGCAGCGGAGGCGGCGGCAGGGAGCAGCGGACGGTGCAGCGAGCAGGAGCACGCGCGCCTCGGGGAGAGGGACCAGCAGGAGTGGCTGAGCGGCGAGAGATTCCTCAGCGACTGCAAGAAGCGTGAGTCGCCGTTCCTCACCAGGCGGGAGAGATTCCGCATCGAGTTCCTGCGCCGCGTCGTACCGTGGGAGAAGGGAAACCTCACATGGCAGAATTTCCCCTACTACGTCAA TGAGAATGCAAGGCAGCTGCTGCGAGAGTGCACGGCATCCCACTTGCGGCACAAGGGCATCACGTCAGAGTATGGCTCTCGGCTACCATCCTCTGGAAGGAGGATATTGCTCCAGAGCTTGCCAG GAACCGAACTCTACAGAGAGAGATTGGTAAGAGCTCTTGCACATGAGTTGCGGGTGCCACTACTGGTCCTGGACAGCAGTGTTCTAGCTCCATAT GATTTTGGGGAAGATTATTCAGAAagcgaggaggaagatgagcatgGTGAGTCAGAAGATGAAGGTTCAGAGTCTGAGATGgaagatgaaggtgatgaagattgGACAAGCAGCAACGAAGCTAAATCAGGTGAAAGTGATGACGAGGATGCTCTAAAATCTGTGGAAGAACTCAAAAAGTCCGTGGATGACCTCAAGAAGCTGGTCCCATGTACTATTGAGGAATTTGCCAAG AGAGTAGTTGGTGAAGAAGAAGGTACATCATCAGAATCCCCTGAAACAGCCAAGTCGTCAGAGGAAGATAAAAGGCCTTTCCAAAGGG GAGATAAAGTCAAGTATGTTGGTTCCTCGGCAGTTGTTGAAGCAGATCAGAG GACTCTGTCAAATGGGCAGCGGGGAGAAGTATACGAGATCAATGGGGATCAAGTAGCTGTCATATTTGACCCTCCTGCAGAGAAGCTGCATGATGGTGACGAAAATAGCAAGGAGGAAAATGCAAAACCATCTATTTACTGGGTTGATG CTCAAGATATTGCGCATGACCATGATATTGAATCAGAAGATTGGCATATCGCAATTGAAGCACTTTGTGAG GTTCTTCCATCTCTAGAGCCAGTCATTGTCTACTTTCCAGACAGTTCCCAGTGGTTATCTAGAGCAGTTCCAAAATCAAATCGAGGGGAGTTTATCCAAAAGGTAGACAAAATGTTTGACCAACTCACCGGACCAGTAGTAATGATATGTGGGCAGAACATGCCGGCAGCAGTATCCAAGGACAAGGATAAGGAACCT CCGACACTGATGTTTCAGAATCTCACTCGCCTGTCTTCACTG CCATCGTCCCTGAAGCGTTGGCTAAAAGTACAAAACGATTCAAGACCCAGTGATATATCAAAGATCTTCACAAACAGTTTCATTGTTCCCCTTCCAGAG GAAGGTGAGCAACTAAGAGTTTTCAATAACCAGATTGAAGAGGATAGGAAAATTATTATTTCAAGGCATAACCTCGTTGAATTACACAAG GTTCTTGAAGAGAATGAACTATCATGCGTGGAGCTTATGCATGTGAAGTCTGATGGTGTCGTTTTGACAAAGCAAA AAGCGGCGAAAGTTATTGGATGGGCTAGAAGTCATTATCTGTCATCAACAGTTCTTCCCTCTATTGAGGGTGACAGATTAACCATTCCACGTGAGAG TCTTGATTTAGCCATCGAGAGGCTGAAGGAGCAGGTTACTAAATCTAAGAATCTTTCTCAAAATCTCAAG AATTTGGCAAAAGATGAGTATGAACGCAATTTCATATCTTCTGTTGTACCTCCTGATGAAATTGGAGTGAAATTCGATGATATTGGCGCGCTTGAGGATGTCAAGAGGACACTGGACGAGCTCGTTGCTCTTCCAATGAGGAGACCAGAGCTTTTTTCTCATGGCAATTTATTAAGG CCCTGCAAAGGTGTTTTGCTTTTTGGTCCTCCTGGCACAGGAAAAACACTCTTGGCAAAGGCACTCGCGACTGAAGCTGGGGCAAATTTTATCAGCATAACCGGTTCTACATTGACATCAAAG TGGTTTGGAGATGCTGAGAAGTTGACGAAGGCACTTTTCTCTTTTGCTAGCCGACTAGCTCCTGTCATCATATTTGTAGACGAG GTTGACAGCTTACTTGGCGCCAGAGGGGGTGCACTTGAGCATGAAGCAACAAGGAAGATGCGGAATGAATTTATGGCAGCTTGGGATGGTCTAAGGTCCAAAGAGAACCAACGGATCCTTATTCTTGGTGCTACGAATCGTCCATTTGATTTAGACGATGCTGTTATACGGCGTTTACCTAGACG GATATATGTTGGCCTTCCAGATGCGGAAAACCGAAAGAAAATTCTCAAGATTTTACTGGCTAAAGAAAACTTAGAATCTGattttaaattcgatgaacttgCTAATGCGACAGAAGGTTATTCAGGAAGTGATCTGAAG AACCTATGCATAGCTTCAGCATACAGGCCAGTTCAGGAACTtctagaagaagaaaagaag GGACGTGTGAGTAGCAACAGCACTCACTTAAGACCCCTTGTATTGGATGATTTTATACAGGCAAAAGCCAAG GTAAGCCCGTCTGTTTCTCATAACGCAACAAGTATGAACGAATTAAGAAAATGGAACGAACAGTATGGTGAAGATGGCAGCAGGACAAAATCGCCGTTTGGGTTTGGCAACTGA
- the LOC123145480 gene encoding uncharacterized protein isoform X1 — MHHAMRLRCLLQHPPFWCKCSSLGISTSGGGCLVRRFSAVGAPRPCDAGRRLCRFYGSKGGVGSAEARGAGAAEAAAGSSGRCSEQEHARLGERDQQEWLSGERFLSDCKKRESPFLTRRERFRIEFLRRVVPWEKGNLTWQNFPYYVNENARQLLRECTASHLRHKGITSEYGSRLPSSGRRILLQSLPGTELYRERLVRALAHELRVPLLVLDSSVLAPYDFGEDYSESEEEDEHGESEDEGSESEMEDEGDEDWTSSNEAKSGESDDEDALKSVEELKKSVDDLKKLVPCTIEEFAKRVVGEEEGTSSESPETAKSSEEDKRPFQRGDKVKYVGSSAVVEADQRIILGKLPTQDGSRNAYTFISGRTLSNGQRGEVYEINGDQVAVIFDPPAEKLHDGDENSKEENAKPSIYWVDAQDIAHDHDIESEDWHIAIEALCEVLPSLEPVIVYFPDSSQWLSRAVPKSNRGEFIQKVDKMFDQLTGPVVMICGQNMPAAVSKDKDKEPPTLMFQNLTRLSSLPSSLKRWLKVQNDSRPSDISKIFTNSFIVPLPEEGEQLRVFNNQIEEDRKIIISRHNLVELHKVLEENELSCVELMHVKSDGVVLTKQKAAKVIGWARSHYLSSTVLPSIEGDRLTIPRESLDLAIERLKEQVTKSKNLSQNLKNLAKDEYERNFISSVVPPDEIGVKFDDIGALEDVKRTLDELVALPMRRPELFSHGNLLRPCKGVLLFGPPGTGKTLLAKALATEAGANFISITGSTLTSKWFGDAEKLTKALFSFASRLAPVIIFVDEVDSLLGARGGALEHEATRKMRNEFMAAWDGLRSKENQRILILGATNRPFDLDDAVIRRLPRRIYVGLPDAENRKKILKILLAKENLESDFKFDELANATEGYSGSDLKNLCIASAYRPVQELLEEEKKGRVSSNSTHLRPLVLDDFIQAKAKVSPSVSHNATSMNELRKWNEQYGEDGSRTKSPFGFGN; from the exons ATGCACCATGCGATGCGGTTGCGCTGCCTCCTCCAGCACCCGCCGTTCTGGTGCAAGTGCAGCTCCCTAGGAATCTCCACTAGTGGCGGCGGTTGCCTCGTCCGGAGGTTCAGCGCAGTCGGGGCGCCGAGGCCGTGCGATGCGGGGCGGCGGCTGTGCCGGTTCTACGGTTCCAAGGGCGGCGTAGGCAGCGCGGAGGCGAGGGGCGCCGGGGCAGCGGAGGCGGCGGCAGGGAGCAGCGGACGGTGCAGCGAGCAGGAGCACGCGCGCCTCGGGGAGAGGGACCAGCAGGAGTGGCTGAGCGGCGAGAGATTCCTCAGCGACTGCAAGAAGCGTGAGTCGCCGTTCCTCACCAGGCGGGAGAGATTCCGCATCGAGTTCCTGCGCCGCGTCGTACCGTGGGAGAAGGGAAACCTCACATGGCAGAATTTCCCCTACTACGTCAA TGAGAATGCAAGGCAGCTGCTGCGAGAGTGCACGGCATCCCACTTGCGGCACAAGGGCATCACGTCAGAGTATGGCTCTCGGCTACCATCCTCTGGAAGGAGGATATTGCTCCAGAGCTTGCCAG GAACCGAACTCTACAGAGAGAGATTGGTAAGAGCTCTTGCACATGAGTTGCGGGTGCCACTACTGGTCCTGGACAGCAGTGTTCTAGCTCCATAT GATTTTGGGGAAGATTATTCAGAAagcgaggaggaagatgagcatgGTGAGTCAGAAGATGAAGGTTCAGAGTCTGAGATGgaagatgaaggtgatgaagattgGACAAGCAGCAACGAAGCTAAATCAGGTGAAAGTGATGACGAGGATGCTCTAAAATCTGTGGAAGAACTCAAAAAGTCCGTGGATGACCTCAAGAAGCTGGTCCCATGTACTATTGAGGAATTTGCCAAG AGAGTAGTTGGTGAAGAAGAAGGTACATCATCAGAATCCCCTGAAACAGCCAAGTCGTCAGAGGAAGATAAAAGGCCTTTCCAAAGGG GAGATAAAGTCAAGTATGTTGGTTCCTCGGCAGTTGTTGAAGCAGATCAGAG GATCATTTTGGGGAAATTACCTACTCAAGATGGCTCGAGAAATGCGTATACTTTTATTAGTGGCAG GACTCTGTCAAATGGGCAGCGGGGAGAAGTATACGAGATCAATGGGGATCAAGTAGCTGTCATATTTGACCCTCCTGCAGAGAAGCTGCATGATGGTGACGAAAATAGCAAGGAGGAAAATGCAAAACCATCTATTTACTGGGTTGATG CTCAAGATATTGCGCATGACCATGATATTGAATCAGAAGATTGGCATATCGCAATTGAAGCACTTTGTGAG GTTCTTCCATCTCTAGAGCCAGTCATTGTCTACTTTCCAGACAGTTCCCAGTGGTTATCTAGAGCAGTTCCAAAATCAAATCGAGGGGAGTTTATCCAAAAGGTAGACAAAATGTTTGACCAACTCACCGGACCAGTAGTAATGATATGTGGGCAGAACATGCCGGCAGCAGTATCCAAGGACAAGGATAAGGAACCT CCGACACTGATGTTTCAGAATCTCACTCGCCTGTCTTCACTG CCATCGTCCCTGAAGCGTTGGCTAAAAGTACAAAACGATTCAAGACCCAGTGATATATCAAAGATCTTCACAAACAGTTTCATTGTTCCCCTTCCAGAG GAAGGTGAGCAACTAAGAGTTTTCAATAACCAGATTGAAGAGGATAGGAAAATTATTATTTCAAGGCATAACCTCGTTGAATTACACAAG GTTCTTGAAGAGAATGAACTATCATGCGTGGAGCTTATGCATGTGAAGTCTGATGGTGTCGTTTTGACAAAGCAAA AAGCGGCGAAAGTTATTGGATGGGCTAGAAGTCATTATCTGTCATCAACAGTTCTTCCCTCTATTGAGGGTGACAGATTAACCATTCCACGTGAGAG TCTTGATTTAGCCATCGAGAGGCTGAAGGAGCAGGTTACTAAATCTAAGAATCTTTCTCAAAATCTCAAG AATTTGGCAAAAGATGAGTATGAACGCAATTTCATATCTTCTGTTGTACCTCCTGATGAAATTGGAGTGAAATTCGATGATATTGGCGCGCTTGAGGATGTCAAGAGGACACTGGACGAGCTCGTTGCTCTTCCAATGAGGAGACCAGAGCTTTTTTCTCATGGCAATTTATTAAGG CCCTGCAAAGGTGTTTTGCTTTTTGGTCCTCCTGGCACAGGAAAAACACTCTTGGCAAAGGCACTCGCGACTGAAGCTGGGGCAAATTTTATCAGCATAACCGGTTCTACATTGACATCAAAG TGGTTTGGAGATGCTGAGAAGTTGACGAAGGCACTTTTCTCTTTTGCTAGCCGACTAGCTCCTGTCATCATATTTGTAGACGAG GTTGACAGCTTACTTGGCGCCAGAGGGGGTGCACTTGAGCATGAAGCAACAAGGAAGATGCGGAATGAATTTATGGCAGCTTGGGATGGTCTAAGGTCCAAAGAGAACCAACGGATCCTTATTCTTGGTGCTACGAATCGTCCATTTGATTTAGACGATGCTGTTATACGGCGTTTACCTAGACG GATATATGTTGGCCTTCCAGATGCGGAAAACCGAAAGAAAATTCTCAAGATTTTACTGGCTAAAGAAAACTTAGAATCTGattttaaattcgatgaacttgCTAATGCGACAGAAGGTTATTCAGGAAGTGATCTGAAG AACCTATGCATAGCTTCAGCATACAGGCCAGTTCAGGAACTtctagaagaagaaaagaag GGACGTGTGAGTAGCAACAGCACTCACTTAAGACCCCTTGTATTGGATGATTTTATACAGGCAAAAGCCAAG GTAAGCCCGTCTGTTTCTCATAACGCAACAAGTATGAACGAATTAAGAAAATGGAACGAACAGTATGGTGAAGATGGCAGCAGGACAAAATCGCCGTTTGGGTTTGGCAACTGA